The Hordeum vulgare subsp. vulgare chromosome 7H, MorexV3_pseudomolecules_assembly, whole genome shotgun sequence DNA window TAGCAAGTCGGCCTGCTCGCGTCGCGCGCGACACGCAGCGCGTCCGATCTGTCGCGATGACACGGTTCGTGGGAAGGCTTGAGTTTGCGGGAAATCAGTCggtttaaaataaaagtttttcTACTCTAAATCGACTCAATCAGTTAGATATCCTAGGTGTCACCCATTGAAATCTTAATCAGTGTGAAGATAGACTAAATAACCAACGTTTAGACCCGAAGGTATCTGCTAGGTGCCGCTCGCTGTCACCTTAGTCAGCGTTAATGCGATGTTGACGCCAGATATTTAACCCTGCACTAGACGCCACGCCACGACACCAGTCCATGGAAATGGTACTAAGTGGTTAGCCCGCCACGCACACACGGTCATAATCTCGAAATTAAACCGGAAAGCAAGCTCTAATAAATCCCCTACCCCCGGCCCCGGATCGACAAAGCTTCCCATTCCTCCGCAACAGCAAAACAACAGGCCAATCGAGGGTCactccacaccaccaccaccaccactctcTTCCCCCaatcccccgccccctcctcctcctccccgaaaCCCTAGCTGAAATGGAGCCCAAATCCACCACCCCTCCGCCGCCGGGCCCCGTGCTGGGCGCTCCCGTCGGGTACCCTCCGGCCGCCGTCTACCCTCCCGCACCGCCCCCCGGCTACCCGCACGCGCCGGCGCTCTAcgcgccccagccgcccccggccgccgtcgccgccgcgtcGCAGCAGACCgccgcgcagcagcagcagcagctgcagGTCTTCTGGGCGGAGCAGTACCGCGAGATCGAGGCCACCACGGACTTCAAGAACCACAACCTGCCCCTCGCCCGCATCAAGAAGATCATGAAGGCCGACGAGGACGTCCGCATGATCGCCGCCGAGGCGCCCGTCGTCTTCGCCCGCGCCTGCGAGATGTTCATCCTCGAGCTCACCCACCGCGGCTGGGCGCACGCCGAGGAGAACAAGCGCCGCACGCTGCAGAAGTCTGACATCGCCGCCGCCATCGCCCGCACCGAGGTCTTCGACTTCCTGGTGGACATCGTGCCGCGGGACGAGGCCAAGGACGCCGAGGCCGCCGTCGCCGCGGGCATGCCCCACCCCGCCGCCGGCATGCCTGCCGCCGACATGGGCTACTACTACGTCCCGCAGCAGTAATGTCTACACTATTTTTACAGCGGATTTAAGTTGCATCTTAAGATTGTGCTGTTGATTTAGTGCTCTCCTATGTTTGTTTGTCCACCGCTGAATAATTTAAGATGTTGTCATCATTTGAGGGGCCTCCTCTCTGTTATGAGTGATTCGATCCAAGAAGAATCGGGCTAGGTTCTTCTGATCGAGGCAGGCCGAATGATGCTCATGCATGTCTAACTGATAAGATAATTTATCTCGTGCCATTTCTCTGATTACTTTTGTTCATCGTAATTTGCAGTGAAATGGTTTGATGTATATTCCGTGTAAACTATGACCCCGTTCTGTTTTAGGAAATTTTAGGTTGCACAATCAAATATTACAACAACTGTGGGCCAATTGTTCATATAACTTTTAGCTTTTATCTGCATGTTCAATTGCTACAACCTTTTTTGCTATATATTCAGATAATTCAAATACATGTTTTTCTAGAGAGATACATGCTTCTTTGGTAAGTGTATCCTACCAAAGGCGTATCACTGTTACATGTATGATGTAAATTTTAAGTCTTGCATATGTGACTGCCTCCGATAACGTATGGCCGTACGGAGTAGTTTAATGTGATTCTTGATGTTATTTGCAAAACCTGTAACGCATCATAGGATAGGGGAATTTGCAATGCAAACTCTTGACATTTTCTTTGGTTTAACTATAAATACTTTACTTTATTCTCTTTGAGGTTCTGATTCCTCTGGACACTTTGGTTAAAGATGGATTAGTTATGAACAACTGACCAGCTACCTACTTACTTTTCTGAAActagaaaaatatatattttatataCCAAATAGCTTTGCCTGTTCATtctcttatactccctccgtcccaaaataagtggctCAACTTTGTACTCGCTttaatacaaaattgtactaagcttaagacagttattttgggacggagggagtacattattattatgttgggttccGCATGGTATCCAGCGACTGTAAATTGGACTTGTTGTGCTGCAGCCCTGCAGTGACATTTAAGTTAACAGCCCAGTTAACTACTattccctctgtaaagaaatataagagcgtttagatcactaaagtgcaCCTGACCAAATAGAATAACCCCTATGTGGCCAATTAACTGGGCCGGCAGATTAATCGATCTGACATCTGATAAAAGGCTGAAATTTCAGATGGGCCGATTAACTGGCAAAGGAGGATGTGTATGTTGTTGTGATGCTACTGATTGGCTATCTGCACTGGTGCTCTGTCCTCTCCTCTGTGTATGCTCCTACCGCTTCAAGTGCTGCATCTTTGAAAATAAATTCGGATGATATGGGGTGGCCTAGGATATATAGATATGTACTCCCTCTGATCCATATTACTACAAGGGGATGTACAATTAATATGGATCGAAGGGAGCAATGAACTTTGGGAAATGATTGTTTGCCAAACACAATTCAATTTTGCTGTGCATCATATTTGTTCTGTTGTGGATTAATTGACGCTTGCATGCTTTTGCTTGGAAAATATATGCTGAAATCAGAATTTTGGAGTTGGATTGCATGGAGTATTGTGTGTCACGGATTTATTTACCAAAGGCTCTTTCAGTCTTTGCCTTGGAAAACTGATTACATTTGCAAATTTTAATTTTTTGCACAGAGATTCAATCTAACTACTATAAGAAACAACACTTCCAAGAACAAGGAGAGCATCAATCTGACTATTTGTTCTTGAGGTTAACATGCTTGAACAAGAGGATTGCATCAATCTGATGATTTGTTCTTGAAGTTTGATATGCCTAAATGGAAATGACTGTTTCTTCTTTTCGGGTAGTGAAAACAACTGTTGAAGAACTGAACAAGTAAAAGGGCCCTAAAAATGGACACCCTTTTCATACTAGTTGTGGAATGGCCAAATTAGCATTTCATTTTGAGTTGCAGCTACTACTGATGAATCATGCAAAGAAGCTTTGAGCCGTTACAAAGAGCCACGAGCTTTGAACCCTTTCAACATCTCATTTTTGACAAAGAATAATGTGAATTATCTCTAATCATCGGAGCACAAGTAGAGAAACAGTGATCACTATGCAAACAAGGCTTCTGTTCTCTGGTTTTGTCCGAATCAGCTCACTATgatttcagggtgtttgaagtaaAGAAAAGTTGAAGGTCCAGTGCATACTCATTTTGCAGATATGTAAAAGAACAAATTCATCAATGAATAACGTTTTCTGTTTTCTACCATCCACCCTGAATTTGGTTTGTGTGGTTTTCACCCACTGGACTCAGAACGACCTGAAAAAGCGGACAATCATAATAGTGTAATGACGCAATCACGGTGAGAACAAGCTTTGCCaatagaacaacgacaacgacgagtgcACAGATCTTCCaacaatttttcatatttttggagCTGTCAAAACAACAGGATTTCAGGGGAAGTTGGGTTACCTTTAGCCGGTCTCACGTTAGAATAGTTAGTACATTTGCAGGCAGGTCAATTTCACAGATAAGTTCTGACCATTTGTTCTTGAAGTTGAGGAAACATCAAGGTTAACCAAAATCAAAACCGTAGCTGAAGAGCACAAGGAGAATCTCAATAGCCACAGCACTCCATAAATTTGCCATTGTAAGCATGAAATCAGAATAAACCGTATGAGAATTTCATTTTTGAGTTGCTGCTACGAGGATCATACAAAGAAGCTTCCGATCGTTACAAAGAGTACTACGCCCTTTCAACATCTCTGGGCGGAGAAAAAAATGCTGGGAATTCTCTGACCATCGGAGCACAAGCAGTGTTCTGTTTATGTCCTATGCAAATAACACTTGGGTTTCCCTCCTCCCTCTCGCTTCCTCCGAATCAACTCACCAGGAAGCCTGTGATCCTACAATTAGAGGAGCAGAATTTCGTCATGGATCGGAATAAATTTCAAGCGCCGAAAGTTTCAGTCATAACAAATCTTTGCTTGCTGCTACCGGCTGGCCATGGGAATTGGTCATGAATTTTAAGAAGATCTGATCCAGAGAGAGTAAACAAGAGGTAGATTCAACTCACCGAAAACTCAGATCGGTTTGTGTCCTAGGCGCACAGGATGAGCTTGCCGGAGGGTAAGgccacggcggcgacggcgaggaggcagGCGGTGACGACGTTCCGGTAGCACCACCGGAGCGGGCCCCACGCCCCCGCGCCCTCGACGCTGGCGCAATTGGTCCTCGTCACCCCGCACTGCGGCTCCTTGGACAGGTCGAAGGACGCGCCCTTCAAGCGCAGCTCCTGCACGCACCGCGCGAGGGCCCGGGCGTCGCCGCGCTCCCGCCGCAGCCGCCGCGCGGCGCGCCAGTAGGCGCAGACGCGGAGCTgcacggcggcggcgagcgcGAGGGAGGCGGCCAGCGAGAGGGAAGACGGCGCCCACCACCTCCTGCAGGCGCGGGACGGGAGCGCGGCGGAGGAGCCGCCCGCGACGGAGGCGGCGAAGAGGAGCGCGAGGGAGAGGCCGTGGAGGGCGAGGAAGGCCGCGCAGAGGTAGAAGGCGTCCCGGCGCGCCGCGTCCATGACCGCCTCGAGCGCGCACGCGCGGCGGTTGAGGCGGGACTCCTCCCGCTGCCACAGCTTGAGCAGAAGCAGGTGGCCCCCGCTGTCGGCGATCTCGCCCAGCGGGTGGTGccccgacgccgccgccgccgccgccgccttgcagGGGAACGCGCCCGCTCCGTCGCCGGTGACCGGGATCTCCACGACGTGGGCGTCGCTTTTGGTGGGCTCTGCCGCCATTGGAAGGTTCGTTCTGAATTGGAAGGTTCTGAGTTGATGTCAGATCGGACTCGACCGGGAGGCGGAAATGGAAAGGGGGGAGTAGAAGCGTGATGATCCGGTGTTGGGTGGTCGCGCTCGCGCGGcttaaggaaggaaggaaggaagggaaggggacGTGCGCGTCTAACGGTCGAGTGCTTTAGTGAGGCACGCAACGGTCGAATTTTCGCTGGGCCTCACGGTGGTTGCCCTTTCACATGTTTCATCTAACCATCTACGTAATTCCCCTAAATTTTTTTTCTAATCATCTACGATTACTCTTTCTCAAAAAGGAAACCCATCTATGATTACTCAAAAAAACTCTAAAAAAATCAGATAAAAAATGTTTAAAAGAttaaaaaaatcatccatgattaTTAAGTAAAATTGAAAAACTGCCCCAAAAGCACATCGGCCTTTCTTGGTTTATCTAAAAGCCTGCATGAGCCATGACTCgtcttagagcatcttcaataaaTTATGTAGATGCAAAAATAACTAATTTACACATCTTCCGGCCCAAAACCTCACCTTCAACAAATGATGTAGATGCAAAAATATACATCACCTCCCCCAAGAGATGTAAAACACGACACGTGAAGATGCAAATTTGTATCTTCACCTCCACGAGATATAAAACAGTCGGTCGCGTGCCAATTGCCTTCATTTTGCTCTCGGCCCTCGCCCGCCTTCGCCTCCCATGATTTTTACCTAAaattgccgccgccaccgcccgccCGTCCATCTTCGACCCACCGCGACCCTGCTCGCCTATCCCTATCGTGTGCCTCGTCGTCGCAGCGACAgtcgctgatacgtctctgtcgtgtctataattttttattgttccatgtcaatattatacaacttttacatatttttggcaacattttatatgatttattggactaacatattgatccagtgccaagtgccagttcctatttgttgcatgttttttgtttcgtataatatccatatcaaacaaagtccgaacgcgataaaaatttatggagaattattttggaatatatgtcatTTTTGGGAGGAGGAATCAACGCAAAAGGAGGCACATGGCCTCCACTAGACACCAGAGAGCGCCTGCCCCCCCTGGCGCGGGGTGGTGTCTCGTGGGCACCCCTTAAGTCGGCCGAGGCTCTTCTTCggacgcaagaaagataatttatggataaaaatctcctcaaaatttcagcacggatctccgtaaatttaaaataatggtgaagggccagaaaacaggaacgcgaaacagaagagaaaaaagagggagatccaatctcggaggggctcctgcccctccgctgccatggaggccatggaccagaggggaaactctcctcccatctagggggagtccaaggaagaagaaggaggagggggctctctcaccctctctcccggtggcgaggGAGTGCCGATGGGGCAAGGAGCGCGAcaacgatctacatcaacaatcttgccgctgTCAACGCCAACTCCCCccttctatgcagcggtgtaacacctcttttcccgctTTAACTCTCTACCTAAACATGGtgatcaacactacatactatttcccaatgatatgtggctatcctatgatgtttgagtagatccattttgtcctacgggttaattgtgatatgatgttattgatatgagttgcgtGTTGATATGGTGATATCCTAAGGTGCCTTATGTGATGCGCACACGTGAATGATACACACCGtaaggtttgcaatatgttcataattcgcttatagtgggtggcgagagtgacagaaacttacacccgagtaagggagttttgTGTGTATGGGAgtgaagaggacttgatgtttaatgctatggttgggtttaccttaatgatttctagtagttgcggatgcttgctagaggtccaatcataagtgcatatgatccaaataTGAAAAGTgtattagcgtatgcctctccctcattgcacataataagtatcaatcatgttatattcaattgcctatggacaatctttttcttgcgttacacaaaaagctttctactaaacaacccctaacttttatttacttgctcttcaTTTTttcgcaaaatagtttcatacttgttttaggtaaagtaagcgtttacacgtgtagagtcgtatcggtggtcgatagaacttgagagaatattaattctacctttagctcctcgttgcgttcgacactcttacttatcaaaaaaggctacaaacgaccccgtacacttgtgggttatcaagatccttttctggcaccgttgtcggggagcagtagcatggggtgaatattctcgtgtgtgcttgtttgctttatcactaagtagtttttattttctgttctaagttgttctttatctttagttatggatatggaatacGAAATACCCAATTTTTTTTGTGTACTTGCTACTTATGGAGATGAGGAACCTCCTAAAACGCTTGATGCTCGTTTTGTGGAAAAAATaaacactactttgataatcctgagaaagcctcattcaacttgataatgggagtaagcgttggatcaacgtgaatactttagggattatcgcttatctcaaaaaggaaACACTTATTGGATCAAATTAGAATTTTGCATTGGTTTGCTTGGGATGCATGTttgagatgtgattatacttgttgctccaatattaagggtctacaccttccctttcaatgtgaatttaatgataataaaaccttggcttcttatgctaaatgTATATATGATTACTTTGATGTGGACATAATAGAATAATTTTTTGCTTTTaaaggtgcttatgaaattggttgtttgcttgaaaagtatgatgacgttccttacaaatctgaaaattttgccatgcttaaacattgctatgataattatgaatacaatgctgatattaatgaatttattgaaaTAGTGACGGTTGCcttggaagagat harbors:
- the LOC123408918 gene encoding nuclear transcription factor Y subunit C-6-like, with translation MEPKSTTPPPPGPVLGAPVGYPPAAVYPPAPPPGYPHAPALYAPQPPPAAVAAASQQTAAQQQQQLQVFWAEQYREIEATTDFKNHNLPLARIKKIMKADEDVRMIAAEAPVVFARACEMFILELTHRGWAHAEENKRRTLQKSDIAAAIARTEVFDFLVDIVPRDEAKDAEAAVAAGMPHPAAGMPAADMGYYYVPQQ
- the LOC123408917 gene encoding uncharacterized protein LOC123408917, which codes for MAAEPTKSDAHVVEIPVTGDGAGAFPCKAAAAAAASGHHPLGEIADSGGHLLLLKLWQREESRLNRRACALEAVMDAARRDAFYLCAAFLALHGLSLALLFAASVAGGSSAALPSRACRRWWAPSSLSLAASLALAAAVQLRVCAYWRAARRLRRERGDARALARCVQELRLKGASFDLSKEPQCGVTRTNCASVEGAGAWGPLRWCYRNVVTACLLAVAAVALPSGKLILCA